One genomic window of Brevundimonas vesicularis includes the following:
- the ruvA gene encoding Holliday junction branch migration protein RuvA, giving the protein MIGRLRGVLAEVGEAECLIDCAGVGYVVSCGARTLGRLPAPGDEATVHVHSQWSEDAGPRLYGFLTRDERRAFTTLLAIQGVGPKAALAVLDVLPPGELASAVAREDKAAVARANGVGPKLALRIVTELKGKTLGDVSFAPVAPGMHVEIAPPVPSITGEAVSALLGLGVAEVNARRAVDQALIRLGEEAELSAVIRAALQELGR; this is encoded by the coding sequence GTGATCGGGCGGTTGAGAGGCGTGCTGGCCGAGGTCGGCGAGGCGGAGTGCCTGATCGATTGCGCCGGCGTGGGCTATGTCGTGTCGTGCGGGGCGCGGACGCTGGGGCGGCTGCCGGCGCCGGGCGACGAGGCGACGGTGCATGTCCATTCCCAGTGGAGCGAGGATGCGGGGCCGCGCCTGTATGGATTTCTGACGCGCGACGAGCGGCGAGCCTTCACGACCCTGCTGGCCATTCAGGGCGTGGGGCCAAAGGCGGCGCTGGCGGTGCTGGACGTTCTGCCGCCCGGCGAACTGGCGTCGGCGGTGGCGCGCGAGGACAAGGCGGCGGTGGCGCGGGCCAATGGCGTGGGGCCGAAGCTGGCGTTGCGGATCGTGACCGAGTTGAAGGGCAAGACCTTGGGCGACGTCAGTTTTGCGCCTGTCGCACCCGGCATGCACGTCGAGATCGCACCGCCCGTTCCGTCCATCACCGGCGAGGCCGTGTCCGCCCTGCTTGGACTGGGCGTCGCCGAGGTCAACGCACGCCGGGCCGTGGATCAGGCGTTGATCCGTCTGGGCGAAGAGGCGGAGCTGTCGGCGGTGATCCGCGCGGCCCTGCAGGAGTTGGGGCGGTGA
- a CDS encoding MgtC/SapB family protein → MNLGSLEGAVLPILGAVIAGGVIGFEREWRGRAAGLRTHILVSLTSALLMLAAMSQADWAFRALPDENIVTDPTRMAHGVLTGIGFLCAGVIFRTGFSIHGLTTAASLWITSAIGILFGAGLYALGAAATVVTALILIGLKLISGRLPARTVVDAEVCWERREVSPEPAIEAALKAIDAGARHDRFELLDGHTIRRTWRLKAAEESQLKRLAEQLCAIPGVVAYSLDPRDD, encoded by the coding sequence ATGAATCTGGGTAGTCTGGAAGGCGCCGTCCTGCCGATCCTCGGCGCGGTGATCGCGGGCGGGGTCATCGGCTTCGAGCGCGAATGGCGGGGCCGGGCGGCGGGTCTGCGAACGCACATTCTGGTCAGCCTGACGTCGGCCCTGCTGATGCTGGCGGCCATGTCGCAGGCGGATTGGGCGTTCCGCGCCCTGCCCGACGAGAACATCGTCACAGACCCGACGCGGATGGCGCACGGCGTGCTGACGGGGATCGGGTTCCTGTGCGCAGGGGTGATCTTCCGCACCGGATTTTCGATCCACGGGCTGACCACGGCGGCGTCGCTGTGGATCACCTCGGCGATCGGCATTCTGTTCGGGGCGGGCCTTTATGCACTGGGCGCGGCGGCGACGGTGGTTACGGCCCTGATCCTGATCGGGCTGAAGCTGATCAGCGGGCGCTTGCCGGCGCGCACGGTGGTGGACGCCGAAGTGTGCTGGGAACGGCGCGAGGTGTCTCCGGAGCCGGCGATCGAGGCGGCGCTGAAAGCCATCGACGCGGGCGCGCGACACGACCGATTTGAGCTGCTGGATGGACATACCATTCGACGGACCTGGCGATTGAAGGCCGCCGAAGAAAGCCAGCTGAAGCGGCTGGCGGAACAGCTGTGCGCCATACCGGGCGTCGTCGCCTACAGCCTGGACCCGCGCGACGACTGA
- a CDS encoding hemerythrin domain-containing protein: MDITQLILDDHAEQRRLFAIIEQIDPKDTDALSAVWSRLSAFLDVHAEAEERFFYPELLKQGEGANDAEDGTVEGETEDAIEDHNKLRDAVKAVEKHKVGTKAWFDAVGEANVVNSKHMGEEERQGLTDFRMNADVETRHGLAVKFAAFEAEHITGVKPVNKDPEIYIEKHG; encoded by the coding sequence ATGGACATCACCCAGCTGATCCTCGACGACCATGCCGAACAGCGTCGACTGTTTGCGATCATCGAACAGATCGACCCCAAGGACACAGATGCGCTGAGCGCCGTCTGGTCGCGGTTGTCGGCGTTCCTGGATGTGCACGCCGAGGCTGAGGAGCGGTTCTTCTATCCCGAGCTGCTGAAGCAGGGCGAGGGCGCCAATGACGCCGAGGACGGCACGGTCGAGGGCGAGACTGAAGACGCCATCGAGGACCACAACAAGCTGCGCGACGCGGTCAAGGCGGTGGAAAAGCACAAGGTCGGGACCAAGGCCTGGTTCGACGCCGTGGGCGAGGCGAACGTCGTCAACTCCAAACACATGGGCGAGGAAGAGCGGCAGGGGCTGACCGACTTCCGCATGAACGCCGACGTCGAGACGCGCCATGGGCTGGCGGTCAAGTTCGCCGCCTTCGAGGCCGAGCACATCACCGGCGTAAAGCCGGTGAACAAGGACCCCGAGATCTATATCGAAAAGCACGGCTGA
- a CDS encoding DUF86 domain-containing protein yields the protein MPSEPDRKERLAWRAILDNCLLAQSFCETLTAAEFAADRKTFYAVTRCLEIVSEAARRLRGAQQSDHPNIRWRQIEDSGNVFRHVYQNVAESRVWAIVHGELNDLIAAATAVLGDEPQREHQPK from the coding sequence TTGCCTTCTGAGCCGGATCGCAAGGAGCGGCTGGCCTGGCGTGCGATTCTGGACAACTGCCTTTTGGCGCAGAGCTTCTGCGAGACCCTGACCGCCGCCGAATTCGCGGCGGATCGCAAGACCTTCTATGCGGTCACGCGGTGTCTTGAGATCGTATCGGAAGCCGCGCGGCGTCTTCGGGGCGCGCAACAGTCGGACCATCCCAACATCCGTTGGCGGCAGATCGAGGATTCCGGCAACGTCTTCCGGCACGTCTATCAGAACGTCGCGGAAAGCCGCGTTTGGGCGATTGTGCACGGCGAGCTGAACGATTTGATCGCCGCCGCAACTGCGGTTCTTGGCGACGAGCCGCAGCGGGAACATCAGCCGAAATAG
- a CDS encoding nucleotidyltransferase family protein: MNSAAVIAVLREHEGELRRQGVTHAALFGSVARGEARPDSDLDIMVEIDPAAEVNLYDYVGITQFIGDLFAGRADVSDREMLIEPVRREAEREAIFAF; encoded by the coding sequence ATGAACAGCGCCGCCGTCATTGCCGTCCTGCGCGAGCACGAAGGGGAATTGCGTCGTCAGGGCGTCACGCATGCCGCCCTGTTCGGATCGGTCGCGCGGGGCGAGGCGCGGCCCGACAGCGATCTGGACATCATGGTCGAGATCGACCCGGCAGCTGAGGTGAACCTGTACGACTATGTCGGCATCACCCAGTTCATTGGCGACTTGTTCGCCGGGCGCGCAGATGTGTCAGATCGCGAGATGCTGATCGAACCCGTCCGACGCGAGGCCGAGCGCGAGGCGATCTTTGCCTTCTGA
- a CDS encoding YebC/PmpR family DNA-binding transcriptional regulator, translating into MAGHSKFKNIMHRKGRADAQRSKLFSKLSRDITVAAKSGLPDPAANPRLRLAVNNAKAESLPKDVIQRAINKAAGGDVDTMEEVRYEGRGPGGVGIIVEALTDNRNRAASNIGAAFKKNGGALSEMNSVAFMWDKVGKITYAAEAGSEDAVMEAAIEAGAQDVESDLVKPDIYEDAPGHTIWTAFEDLNDVAEAMSKVLGDPKSTAIVWKPQSEVPVTGEAVGTLFKLLDALDAEDDVSAVYSNEDISDEDAAKYAG; encoded by the coding sequence ATGGCCGGCCACTCGAAATTCAAGAACATCATGCACCGCAAGGGGCGCGCCGATGCGCAGCGCTCCAAGCTGTTCTCCAAACTGTCGCGCGACATCACCGTGGCGGCCAAGTCGGGCCTGCCCGATCCGGCGGCGAACCCGCGCCTGCGCCTGGCGGTCAACAACGCCAAGGCCGAAAGCCTGCCCAAGGACGTGATCCAGCGCGCCATCAACAAGGCCGCGGGCGGCGACGTCGATACGATGGAAGAGGTCCGCTACGAGGGCCGGGGTCCGGGCGGCGTGGGCATCATCGTCGAAGCTTTGACCGACAACCGCAACCGCGCGGCGTCCAACATCGGCGCGGCCTTCAAGAAGAATGGCGGCGCGCTGAGCGAGATGAACTCGGTCGCCTTCATGTGGGACAAGGTCGGCAAGATCACCTACGCCGCCGAGGCCGGTTCGGAAGACGCCGTGATGGAAGCCGCCATCGAAGCCGGAGCCCAGGACGTCGAGAGCGACCTGGTCAAGCCCGACATCTATGAGGACGCGCCGGGCCACACGATCTGGACCGCCTTCGAGGACCTGAACGACGTCGCCGAGGCCATGTCCAAGGTGCTGGGCGATCCCAAGTCCACCGCCATCGTCTGGAAGCCGCAGTCCGAAGTGCCGGTGACCGGCGAGGCCGTCGGCACCCTGTTCAAGCTGCTGGACGCGCTGGACGCCGAGGACGATGTGTCGGCGGTCTATTCCAACGAGGACATCTCCGACGAGGACGCGGCGAAATACGCGGGCTGA
- a CDS encoding arsenic transporter, with product MIVAFLIFAVTITLVIWQPKGLQIGWSAMGGAAAALLLGVVTLADIPVVWDIVWNATATFVAIIIISLLLDEAGFFEWAALHVGRWGGGHGRRLFVLFVLLGAAVSAIFANDGAALILTPIVIAMLLALGYGPKATLAFVMAAGFIADAASLPLVVSNLVNIVSADFFDIGFDRYAAVMAPVNLASIAATLIVLLMVFGRDIPKAYDVERLAAPSSAIKDRATFLWGWIILAFLLIGFFVLEPRGVPVSAVAATGAVILLVVAGRGAVISTTKVLREAPWQVVIFSLGMYLVVYGLGNAGLTRQIAGLLDGFAQGGVWGAAFGTGFLTAFLSAIANNMPTVLIGALSIDASGATGAAKEAMIYANVIGSDLGPKMTPIGSLATLLWLHVLARKGVKIGWGYYFKMGVVLTLPVLGVALAALALRLSV from the coding sequence ATGATCGTCGCCTTTCTGATCTTCGCGGTCACCATCACCCTGGTGATCTGGCAGCCGAAGGGCCTGCAGATCGGCTGGAGCGCGATGGGCGGTGCGGCGGCGGCGCTGTTGTTGGGCGTCGTCACCCTGGCCGACATCCCCGTGGTCTGGGACATCGTCTGGAACGCCACGGCGACCTTCGTCGCGATCATCATCATCAGCCTGTTGCTGGACGAGGCCGGCTTCTTCGAATGGGCGGCGCTGCATGTCGGGCGATGGGGCGGCGGCCATGGGCGCAGGCTGTTCGTCCTGTTCGTCCTGCTGGGCGCGGCGGTGTCGGCGATCTTCGCCAACGACGGGGCGGCGCTGATCCTGACGCCCATCGTCATCGCCATGCTGCTGGCGCTCGGCTATGGCCCCAAGGCGACGCTGGCCTTCGTCATGGCGGCGGGCTTCATCGCGGATGCGGCCAGCCTGCCGCTGGTGGTGTCCAACCTGGTCAACATCGTCTCGGCCGACTTCTTCGACATCGGCTTCGACCGCTATGCGGCGGTCATGGCGCCGGTGAACCTGGCGAGCATCGCGGCGACGCTGATAGTTCTGCTCATGGTCTTCGGGCGCGATATTCCCAAGGCCTATGACGTGGAGCGGTTGGCAGCGCCGTCCAGCGCGATCAAGGACCGGGCGACCTTCCTCTGGGGCTGGATCATCCTGGCGTTTCTGCTGATCGGCTTCTTCGTGCTGGAGCCGCGAGGGGTGCCGGTGTCCGCCGTCGCCGCGACGGGGGCGGTCATCCTGCTGGTCGTGGCGGGGCGCGGCGCGGTCATCAGCACGACGAAGGTGCTGCGCGAGGCGCCGTGGCAGGTCGTGATCTTCTCACTGGGGATGTATCTGGTCGTCTATGGGCTGGGCAACGCCGGTCTGACACGCCAGATCGCGGGCCTGCTGGACGGATTCGCGCAGGGCGGGGTCTGGGGCGCGGCCTTCGGAACCGGGTTCCTGACGGCCTTCCTGTCGGCCATCGCCAACAATATGCCGACGGTCCTGATCGGCGCCCTGTCCATCGACGCCTCGGGCGCGACCGGCGCAGCGAAAGAGGCGATGATCTACGCCAATGTCATCGGCAGCGACCTGGGGCCGAAGATGACGCCCATCGGCTCCTTGGCCACATTGCTGTGGCTGCACGTCCTGGCGCGAAAGGGCGTGAAGATCGGCTGGGGCTATTATTTCAAGATGGGCGTGGTGCTCACCCTGCCGGTCCTGGGCGTCGCCCTGGCGGCCCTGGCCTTACGCCTGAGCGTCTAG
- a CDS encoding ArsR/SmtB family transcription factor: MESEPAILALAALAQSTRLDAFRLLVRHAPDGLPAGEIADRLAVPTNTMSAHLGVLSRAGLIASQRRSRSIIYRADLDRLGEVVLFLLKDCCQGRAELCQPLLAELAPCCD, encoded by the coding sequence ATGGAATCTGAACCCGCCATTCTCGCGCTCGCCGCCCTGGCGCAATCCACGCGACTGGACGCCTTCCGGCTGCTGGTCCGCCATGCGCCGGACGGCCTGCCGGCCGGGGAGATCGCCGACCGGCTCGCCGTTCCGACCAATACGATGTCGGCGCATCTGGGCGTGCTGTCGCGCGCCGGACTGATCGCGTCCCAAAGGCGCAGCCGGTCGATCATCTACCGGGCCGATCTGGATCGACTGGGCGAGGTCGTGCTGTTCCTGCTCAAGGACTGCTGCCAGGGCCGCGCCGAGCTTTGCCAACCCCTGCTGGCCGAACTGGCCCCCTGCTGCGACTGA
- the arsC gene encoding arsenate reductase (glutaredoxin) (This arsenate reductase requires both glutathione and glutaredoxin to convert arsenate to arsenite, after which the efflux transporter formed by ArsA and ArsB can extrude the arsenite from the cell, providing resistance.), whose amino-acid sequence MDVVIYHNPACGTSRNTLALIRHVGIEPHVIEYLKTPPSRALVTQLVERMGGSVRDILREKGTPYADLGLDDTSLSDDQLLDAIAAHPILMNRPIVVSPLGVKLCRPSETVLDLLPQEGLKPFTKEDGEVVVDADESRVIG is encoded by the coding sequence ATGGACGTCGTCATCTATCACAACCCCGCCTGCGGCACGTCGCGCAACACCCTGGCCCTGATCCGCCACGTCGGGATCGAGCCGCATGTGATCGAGTATCTGAAGACTCCGCCCAGCCGCGCGCTGGTGACCCAACTGGTCGAACGAATGGGCGGATCGGTGCGCGATATCCTGCGCGAAAAGGGCACGCCCTACGCCGACCTCGGCCTGGATGACACAAGCCTGTCGGACGACCAACTGCTGGACGCCATCGCGGCGCATCCGATCCTGATGAACCGTCCCATCGTCGTCTCGCCCCTAGGCGTGAAACTGTGCCGCCCGTCCGAGACGGTTCTGGACCTGCTGCCTCAAGAGGGACTGAAACCCTTCACCAAGGAAGACGGCGAGGTCGTCGTCGACGCCGACGAAAGCCGCGTGATCGGATGA
- the arsH gene encoding arsenical resistance protein ArsH, whose amino-acid sequence MSRLRALPDPDHLPALDPAYLSATPAQGLGPGDPAPRILLLYGSLRERSFSRLCVEEAARLLQVMGCETRIFDPSDLPLTDQVAGDDHPAVHALREHAMWSEGMVWCSPERHGQISAIMKLQIDHLPLNMGGMRPTQGRTLAVMQVSGGSQSFNAVNTLRLLGRWMRMITIPNQSSVAKAFMEFNDAGRMKPSAYYDRIVDVMEELVRFTVLTRPHAAQLVDRYSERKAQGTPLDRSKDLSAIAVRP is encoded by the coding sequence ATGAGCCGCCTTCGCGCCCTGCCTGATCCCGACCATCTGCCGGCGCTCGATCCGGCCTATCTTTCGGCGACGCCCGCACAGGGCCTGGGTCCGGGCGATCCCGCGCCGCGCATCCTGCTGCTCTACGGCTCCCTGCGCGAACGGTCCTTCTCGCGCCTGTGCGTCGAGGAGGCGGCGCGGCTGTTGCAGGTCATGGGGTGCGAGACGCGCATCTTCGATCCGTCCGACCTGCCCCTGACCGATCAGGTCGCCGGCGACGACCATCCGGCCGTCCACGCCCTGCGCGAGCACGCCATGTGGTCCGAAGGCATGGTCTGGTGCAGCCCGGAACGCCATGGCCAGATCTCGGCGATCATGAAGCTTCAGATCGACCACCTGCCGCTGAACATGGGCGGGATGCGACCGACGCAGGGGCGCACCCTGGCGGTGATGCAGGTCTCGGGCGGTTCCCAGAGCTTCAACGCCGTCAACACCCTGCGCCTGCTCGGCCGCTGGATGCGGATGATCACCATCCCCAACCAGTCCAGCGTCGCCAAGGCCTTCATGGAGTTCAACGACGCAGGCCGCATGAAGCCGTCGGCCTATTACGACCGCATCGTCGACGTCATGGAAGAGTTGGTGCGGTTCACAGTCCTGACCCGGCCCCATGCCGCGCAGCTCGTGGATCGCTACTCCGAGCGAAAGGCGCAAGGCACGCCGTTAGACCGGTCCAAGGACCTGTCCGCCATCGCCGTCAGGCCCTAG
- a CDS encoding acyl-CoA thioesterase, giving the protein MPKRDEGALAQRATYKAFHMVSTRWADNDQYGHINNAKFYEFVDSAVNAHLLIANALTESIGLVVDSGCRYTSSLKFPDVIEVGIKVDAIGTSSVTYGFAVFKRSVDVPAAIGHFVHVYVDAETRRPKPLPARLRSVVENLRAG; this is encoded by the coding sequence ATGCCGAAACGAGACGAGGGCGCGCTGGCGCAACGGGCGACCTACAAGGCCTTTCACATGGTCTCCACCCGCTGGGCCGACAACGACCAGTATGGTCATATCAACAACGCCAAATTCTACGAGTTCGTCGACTCGGCGGTGAACGCCCATCTGCTGATCGCCAATGCGCTGACGGAATCGATCGGCCTGGTGGTGGATTCGGGCTGTCGCTACACCTCGTCGCTGAAGTTCCCCGATGTGATCGAGGTCGGGATCAAGGTCGATGCGATCGGCACATCTAGCGTCACCTACGGCTTTGCGGTCTTTAAGCGCAGCGTCGACGTCCCCGCCGCCATCGGCCATTTCGTCCACGTCTATGTCGACGCCGAAACGCGCCGGCCAAAGCCCCTGCCGGCCCGGCTGAGGAGCGTGGTGGAGAACCTGCGCGCGGGGTAG
- a CDS encoding zinc-dependent alcohol dehydrogenase family protein codes for MTLTTRAAVLSDMGAARPYADSRPLSVQSVTLDPPGPGEVLVAIKAAGLCHSDLSVINGDRPRPLPMALGHEAAGVVEALGDGVTDLAIGDHVVMVFMPSCGHCNPCAGGRPALCEPGAAANGRGELLSGARRIFREGEPVNHHLGCSAFAERAVVSRRSLVKIDPDLSFEEAALFGCAVLTGVGAVVNTAEVKAGQSVIVIGLGGVGLASVLGALASGASPVVAVDLSEDKLALARTLGPVHTVNAADADAVDQVRALTNGGADFAFEMAGAVRALEAAWKMTRRGGTTVTAGLPPPDATLAVNVVSLVGEERTLKGSYIGTCVPSRDIPRYVALYRQSRLPVDRLMSGVIPLDDINAGFDRLHAGEVVRLIVRP; via the coding sequence ATGACCCTGACGACCCGCGCCGCCGTCCTGTCTGACATGGGCGCCGCCCGCCCCTACGCCGACAGCCGCCCCCTGTCGGTCCAGTCCGTCACGCTGGACCCGCCCGGCCCCGGCGAAGTGCTGGTCGCGATCAAGGCCGCGGGCCTGTGCCACTCGGACCTTTCCGTCATCAACGGCGACCGCCCCCGCCCCCTGCCCATGGCCCTGGGGCACGAGGCGGCGGGCGTGGTCGAGGCCCTGGGGGACGGCGTCACCGATCTGGCCATCGGCGATCACGTCGTCATGGTCTTCATGCCGTCGTGCGGCCACTGCAACCCCTGCGCCGGCGGCCGTCCCGCCCTGTGCGAGCCCGGCGCCGCCGCCAACGGCCGGGGCGAGCTGTTGTCCGGCGCCCGCCGCATTTTCCGCGAGGGCGAGCCGGTCAACCACCACCTCGGCTGCTCCGCCTTCGCCGAGCGGGCCGTCGTCTCGCGCCGCTCCCTGGTCAAGATCGATCCCGACCTGTCGTTCGAGGAGGCGGCCCTGTTCGGCTGCGCCGTCCTGACCGGCGTCGGCGCCGTGGTGAACACCGCCGAGGTCAAGGCGGGCCAGAGCGTCATCGTCATCGGCCTGGGCGGCGTGGGCCTGGCCAGCGTGCTCGGCGCTCTCGCCAGCGGCGCCAGCCCCGTCGTCGCCGTCGACCTGTCCGAGGACAAGCTGGCCCTGGCCCGCACCCTGGGGCCTGTCCACACGGTCAACGCCGCTGACGCGGACGCCGTCGATCAGGTCCGCGCGCTGACGAACGGCGGCGCCGACTTCGCCTTCGAAATGGCCGGCGCGGTCCGGGCGCTGGAGGCGGCGTGGAAGATGACCCGGCGCGGCGGAACCACCGTCACCGCCGGCCTGCCGCCGCCCGATGCGACGCTGGCCGTCAACGTCGTCTCCCTGGTCGGTGAGGAGCGCACGCTGAAGGGCTCCTACATCGGAACCTGCGTCCCCAGCCGCGACATCCCCCGCTACGTCGCCCTGTATCGCCAGAGTCGCCTGCCCGTCGATCGCCTAATGAGCGGCGTCATTCCCCTCGACGACATCAACGCCGGCTTCGACCGCCTCCACGCCGGGGAGGTGGTGCGGCTGATCGTCAGACCCTGA